From one Lotus japonicus ecotype B-129 chromosome 3, LjGifu_v1.2 genomic stretch:
- the LOC130745350 gene encoding uncharacterized protein LOC130745350, whose translation MAAFSLRIRIHTLSNPCLLHYRRLLCTFNSSGGAGDDPNSPDSNQTPLRNQWSASQLQEKLKHITLMRNHWASQLHKNWKQFDFSSSEDILKARYLDPDLQFLSEFNASRNVLYHRILAKAAKFRRIVEDMDWRTFNPMKTRIMLWNRATVLIVRIKDLDEITYEGAKWLAKLSNARVASFDEMITNLSQMRKEWFVLKDLNSLLEDLRKLKWDCNKEEQEELNEDLWDELNEELGNVRWDEIHQALMSLRGTCLFDAKQLVMKTDEYLACLEENIKFIREMRQPIIPD comes from the coding sequence ATGGCGGCATTCTCCCTGAGAATTAGAATCCACACTTTGTCAAACCCTTGTCTGCTCCACTATCGCCGCCTCTTATGCACCTTCAACTCCTCCGGTGGTGCCGGCGATGACCCCAACTCGCCCGACAGTAATCAGACTCCTTTGAGAAACCAATGGAGCGCCTCGCAATTGCAGGAGAAGTTGAAGCACATAACGTTGATGAGAAATCATTGGGCCTCGCAATTGCACAAGAACTGGAAGCAGTTTGATTTTTCGAGTTCAGAGGATATTTTGAAGGCAAGGTACTTGGATCCTGATCTTCAATTCTTATCGGAGTTCAACGCATCCAGAAATGTTTTATACCATCGGATTCTCGCCAAGGCCGCCAAGTTTCGCCGCATTGTGGAAGACATGGACTGGCGGACCTTCAATCCGATGAAAACCAGGATAATGCTATGGAATAGAGCCACCGTGTTAATTGTTAGGATCAAGGACTTGGATGAGATAACGTATGAGGGTGCTAAGTGGTTAGCCAAATTGAGCAATGCCAGAGTAGCTTCCTTCGATGAGATGATCACAAACTTATCCCAGATGAGGAAAGAATGGTTTGTTTTGAAAGATTTGAATTCTTTGCTTGAGGACTTAAGAAAGCTCAAGTGGGATTGTAacaaagaagaacaagaagaattGAATGAGGATTTGTGGGATGAATTAAATGAGGAGTTGGGGAATGTCAGGTGGGATGAAATTCATCAGGCGCTCATGAGCTTAAGGGGGACGTGCTTGTTTGACGCCAAGCAGTTAGTCATGAAGACCGACGAGTACCTAGCTTGCTTGGAGGAGAACATCAAGTTTATCCGGGAGATGCGGCAACCGATAATACCAGATTAG
- the LOC130744538 gene encoding CO(2)-response secreted protease-like, which produces MAPGVSIFAAMIPKSDEPGSVPIGEKSSLFGIRSGTSMACPHVTGAAAFIKSVHGRWSPSMIKSALMTTATTYNNMRKHVTNSSNYFANPHEMGVGEINPLRALYPGLVFETGVEDYIRFHCYYGYSQNAGYHFGSLTWLDGRHYVHTVFAVQAE; this is translated from the exons ATGGCTCCAGGTGTTAGCATCTTCGCTGCCATGATTCCCAAAAGTGATGAACCAGGAAGTGTTCCAATTGGGGAAAAGTCATCCTTGTTTGGCATAAGATCTGGTACATCCATGGCTTGTCCACATGTGACAGGAGCTGCAGCATTCATCAAATCAGTACATGGAAGATGGAGTCCTTCAATGATCAAATCAGCATTAATGACAACAG CTACAACCTACAATAACATGAGGAAGCATGTGACCAACAGCTCAAACTACTTTGCCAACCCACATGAAATGGGAGTTGGGGAAATTAACCCACTAAGAGCTCTCTACCCTGGTTTGGTCTTTGAAACAGGTGTGGAAGACTACATCAGATTCCATTGTTACTATGGTTATTCACAGAATGCTGGATACCATTTTGGGTCTCTAACATGGCTTGATGGTAGACATTATGTTCATACAGTATTTGCAGTCCAAGCTGAATAA